The genomic region AAGCGGTCGTAGGCCGGGAGCGTCAGGAAGGCCGGGAACTCGTTGCTGAGCGTGACTTCCTCGAAGATGTCCCGTGCGTCGGCGAAGCGGTCCCCTTCGAAGCGCTCCAGCTTGGCGAATTCCTCGTCCAGCATGTCCTCCACCCATTCGCGGGTGACCACGTCGCCGTGATCCGTGATGGCCCGGGAGAAGATCCACTGCCACAGCTGCGAGCGGGAGATCTCCGCGGTGGCGGCGTCCTCCATGAGGTTGTGGATGGCGACGGCGCCGTTGCCGCGCAGCCAGGACTCGATGTACCGGATGCCGACCTCAATGTTGTTCCGGATGCCCTGTTCGGTGATGGTTCCGGTGGTCGAAGAGAGGTCGATGAGGGCGCGGTCATCCGGGGTGACGTCCTCGCGGAGGCGGTCCAGCTGGTTCGGGCGGTCGCCGAGGACGCCGTCGAACACCTCGCGGCAGACCGGCACGAGATCCGGGTGTGCCACCCACGAGCCGTCGAAGCCGTCGCCGGCCTCACGGGTCTTGTCCGCGCGGACCTTTTCGAAGGCGATCGCGTTGGCTGCGGCGTCCTTGCGGTTGGGAACGGCCGCTGCCATGCCACCGATCGCCATGGCGCCGCGCTTGTGGCAGGCCCGGACGAGCTGTTCGGTGTAGGCGCGCATGAACGGCTGGGTCATGGTGACCTGGCCGCGGTCCGGGAGCACGAAGCGGGGGCCGCGGGTGCGGAAGTTCTTGATGAGGGAGAAGATGTAGTCCCAGCGGCCGGCGTTCAGGCCCGCGGCATGGTCGCGGAGTTCGTAGAGGATTTCCTCCATCTCGAACGCCGCAGTGATGGTCTCGATCAGCACCGTGGCGCGGATGGTGCCCTGCGGGATGCCGAGCAGGTCCTGGGCCAGGATGAAGATGTCGTTCCACAGGCGGGCTTCGAGGTGGTTCTCGATCTTCGGCAGGTAGAAGTACGGTCCCTTGCCCTGGGCGATCAGGCGGCGGGCGTTGTGGAAGAAGTACAGGCCGAAGTCCACGATCCCGCCGGCAATCGGCGTGCCGTCAATGAGCATGTGCTTCTCGGGCAGGTGCCAGCCGCGGGGGCGGACCACGATCGTGGGCAGCTCCCCGGCCGGGCGCAGCTTGTATTCCTTGCCCTCGGGGGACGTGAAGTCGATCCGGCGCTCCAGCGCGTCGGTGAGGTTCAGCTGGCCCTGGATCACGTTGCGCCAGGACGGGGTGGAGGAGTCCTCCATGTCCGCGAGCCACACGTTGGCGCCGGAGTTCAGCGCGTTGATGGTCATCTTCTTATCCACCGGGCCGGTGATCTCGACGCGGCGGTCCGCCAGGCCGGGAGCCGGGGGAGCGACGCGCCAGTTCGGGTCGTTGCGCACGGACTCGGTCTCGCGCAGGAACCGCGGGTCCTGGCCCTTGGTGATCTGCTGGCGGCGTTCCTGCCGTGCCCGCAGCAGCTCCTGCCGACGCCCGGCCGTGGCCTTGTGCAGCTTGGCTACAAACGCCAGCGCGTCCGGCGTGAGGACCTCGCTCTGCCGGCAAATCGGCTGCGCGGTCAGCGTGATCCCGTTGATGGTGAAGTTGTCAGTGAAGCTGTTCATGTCAATCTCTCCTGGTGCAGTGCCCAACTGACTCGCAGCAGGGGCCGTTTTGAGCCTTCAAAACGGCCCCTGCTGCTATCTAGTTGGGGAAGTTAGTGGAACTGGCCTTCTTCGGTGGATCCCACCAGGGCCAGGGTGGATGCGTTCGGGTTGAGCGCGGTGGCGATGTCGTCGAAGTAGCCGGTGCCGACTTCGCGCTGGTGCTTGGTCGCGGTGTAGCCGCGGGACTCGGAGGCGAATTCCTTCTCCTGCAGCTCGACGTAGGCGCTCATGCCTTCCCGGGCGTAACCGTGGGCGAGGTCGAACATCGAGTAGTTCAGGGCGTGGAAGCCGGCCAGGGTGATGAACTGGAAGGTGAAGCCCATGGCGCCGAGTTCGCGCTGGAACTTCGCGATCGTGGCGTCGTCGAGGTGCTTGCGCCAGTTGAACGACGGCGAGCAGTTGTAGGAGAGCATCTGGTCGGGGAACTCGGCCTTGACGGATTCGGCGAACTTGCGGGCCAGCTCCAGGTCCGGGGTGCCGGTCTCCATCCAGATGAGGTCGGAGTACGGGGCATAGGCCTTGGCGCGGGCGATGCAGGGTTCGATCCCGTTGCGGACCTTGTAGAAGCCTTCCGGGGTGCGGACCGGCTGTCCGTCTTCACGGAGGATGAATTCCTGGTCGCGCTCGTCGACGTCGGAGGTGATCAGGGTGGCAGCCTCGGCGTCGGTGCGGGCGATGATGACCGACGGCGTGCCGGCGACGTCGGCAGCGAGGCGGGCCGCGTTCAGCGTCCGGACGTGCTGCTGCGTGGGAATCAGGACCTTGCCGCCGAGGTGGCCGCACTTCTTCTCCGAGGCGAGCTGGTCTTCCCAGTGCACACCCGCGGCGCCGGCCTGGATCATGGACTTCATGAGCTCGTAGGCGTTCAGCGGGCCGCCGAAGCCGGCCTCGGCGTCGGCCACGATCGGGACCATCCAGTCCTGAACCGTCTGGATGCCCTCGGAGAACTCGATCTGGTCTGCGCGGAGCAGGGCGTTGTTGATGCGGCGGACCACGGTGGGGACCGAGTTGGCGGGGTAGAGCGACTGGTCCGGGTAGGTGTGGCCGGAGTTGTTGGCGTCCGCGGCGACCTGCCAGCCGGAGAGGTAGATGGCGCGGAGGCCGGCCTTGACCTGCTGCACGGCCTGGTTGCCGGTCAGGGCGCCCAGGGCGTTGGTGTACTTGCCGGTGCTGTGCTCCTCGGTGAGCTGCTTCCACAGTTTCTCGGAACCGCGGCGGGCCAGCGTGTGTTCTTCGGAGACGCGGCCGCGGAGGCGGACGACGTCGGAAGCCTTATAGTCACGGGTCACACCTTCCCAGCGCGGGTTGGCGGCCCACTCGAGCTCCAGTGCGGCGGCCTGCTGTTCGGGCGTCTGCTGGGTGGGCTCAAATGCTGCAGTCATCTTTGTCTCCTTGGTTGTGCTCCGTTGTCCGGGCCGGCCATCCTGCGCCTTCGCAGTGTTGGGCCGACCGGATCGGTGCGGTGTTTCTTTCCGTGAGAACTACTTTTCTGCACTTTCCAAGGGGTTTCTAGACCAAAGCTATGGAAAGAAATGCACTTCTTCGCATATTCTCAATAAATGCATCCCGCCAGCTGGAACCGCCAAGCTTCGTCCCTGCCGTCGCCCGCCGTGCCGGAGGTGGACGTCATCAGCATGGGCCGCCGCGTCCGTCACTTGCGCAAGGCGGCGGGCCTCACGCTCGATGCCCTGAGCGCCGCCGTCGGGACCGCCCCAAGCCAGCTGAGCCTGATCGAAAACGGCAAGCGCGAGCCCAAGCTCGGGCTGCTCCAGCAGCTCGCCGCTGGCCTCGGGGTCAGCATCGATGAGCTCCTCGGCGCCGAGCCGCCCAACCGCCGCGCGGCGCTGGAAATCGAGCTGGAACGCTACCAGCGCAGCCCCATCTACGAATCCCTCAACCTGCCGAAAATCCGCATCAGCTCGCGGCTTCCCATGGATGTGCTGGAGTCCATGGTGGGCCTGCAGCACGAGCTCGAGCGCCGGCTCAACGAGCAGGTGGCGACGCCGGAGGAGGCCCGCCGCGCCAACGGTGAGCTGCGGGCCATGATGCGGGAGCGGAACAACTACTTCCCGGAGTATGAGGCCGAGGCGCAGAAGGTCCTGGCCTCGGTGGGCCACACGAGCGGACCGCTGTCCCACCACGTCATTGCGGACATCGCCGGGCACCTCGGTTTCAGCCTCCACCATGTGGGCGATTTGCCGCATTCCACCCGCTCGGTGACGGATCTTAAGAACCGCAGAATTTATCTCACGCAGAACCAGCGCACCGATCACGACCCCCGCTCGGTGCTGCTGCAGGCCCTGGGCCATTACGTCCTGGGCCACCAGACGCCGTCGAACTACGGGGACTTCCTGATGCAGCGCGTGGCCACGAACTACTTCGCCGCCGCGCTCCTGCTGCCCGAGCAGGCCACCGTGGAGTTCCTGCAGCGCGCCAAGCAGGCCAAGGAGATCGCCGTCGAGGACATCCGGGACGCTTTTGCCGTGTCCTACGAGACCGCCGCCCACCGGTTTACGAACCTCGCCACCCAGCACCTGGACATCCGCACCCACTTCCAGAAGACCCACAAGAGCGGCATCATCTACAAAGCGTATGAGAACGACGGCGTGACGTTCCCGCAGGACCACACCGGCGCGATCGAGGGCCAGCCGTCCTGCAAGAACTGGACGTCCCGGGTGGTGTTCGACGTCCCGGACAAGTTCAGCGCCTACAACCAGTACACCGACACCCCCGCCGGGACCTACTGGTGCACGGCCCGCACTGAACGCTCCGCCAACGGGGAGTTCTCGCTCTCCGTGGGTGTCCCGTATGCGCACGTGAAGTGGTTCCGCGGCCGCGACACGACAGAGCGGTCCAAGTCCACCTGCCCGGACGAAAGCTGCTGCCGCCGCCCGCCGGCGTCACTGACCGCCGAGTGGGCCGGGAACGCCTGGCCCTCGGCGCGGGCCCACTCCCACCTGCTGGCCGCCATGCCGCCGGGCGCCTTCCCCGGCGTGGACGAGACCGAGGTCTACTCCTTCCTGGAGGCCCACTCGGGGAACTGACCCTCCTCAGGTTCTGCGGGTTGTGGCACGACGTCCCCGCAGTCTTCGTCGGGTTTCTCGTGGCGCTCACGCGCCGGTGCGGAGGCCCGATGACCGTTGCGGGCTCGCCTGCGCGGCTGCCCTGCGGCGAAGCATTCTTCGTTGTGAATCCCGTGATAGAGGACGCCGTGCAAAACCTGGTGGCTTTCGTCGGTGCCGGACCAGCGGCCCGTGTGCCTCAGAAAGTGCATGTACTCATAAAGGGAGGCACAGAAAAAGGATGCAAGCTCGGCATCGCGGTCATTGAGCGAATCCACCAGTTCGGCGATAAGTCCTGCGTCCATTGCGGTCACTGAGGCGCCCCCAGAGATTTCGGCGTAAACGGGGAAGAACGCGGTCAGTTGCTCCAGAACGGGAACGATGTCCGGCAAAATCCCGTGCTTCCGGTGCCAACGCCCGAATGCGATCAGGGAACCCAGTTCTTGGTCTTCTGGGTGCAACGCAAGGGGAGCTGCTCCGGGTGCAGGTTTCCCGGCCCGGTGCCCGCTGGCGCTCCGATCTGCCGGCTGACGACGGGATTTTTGGGTCATAATCGATCCTCACTCTGGATTGCGGCACGCGGCGGACTGCCTACCCAGAACGCTATGAGTGGGAAACAGTCGGCCTCAAGGACGGTCAGCCGTATGTGGAAAAGGTCTGACGAGCCACCTCCAGAGCGTGCAGCCCGGCAAACTGAAACGCGCGCCAAGTCGGGCGGACTATATTGGCCTGTGTCAGCTCATCGATCCACCTCGCGGGAGTGTGCACTCATGGCCAAGGAACTTGCCACCCAGCTCATTGAACAACTCCAGGCTGCCGGCGTGCAGCGGATCTACGGGATCGTGGGGGACAGCCTCAACCCGATCGTCGACGCCGTCCGCCAAACCGGCGGCTCGCAGCAAGGCGGCATTGACTGGATCCACGTCCGGCACGAGGAAGCTGCCGCCTTCGCCGCGGCGGCCGAAGCCCAGTTGACCGGCCGGCTCGCGGTGTGCGCCGGCTCCTGCGGGCCCGGTAACCTGCACCTGATCAACGGCCTGTATGACGCCAACCGCTCCGGCGCTCCGGTGCTGGCCATCGCCTCGCACATCCCGAGCAAACAGATCGGCAGCAGCTTCTTCCAGGAAACCCACCCTGACCGGCTCTTCAACGAATGCTCGGTCTATTCCGAGCTGATCAGCACCGCGGAACAGGCGCCCAGGGTCATGCACAGCGCCATCCAGCACGCAGTGGGGCTCCGGGGCGTCGCCGTCGTGACCCTTCCCGGGGACATCGCCGGCCTCGAGGCGACCGCCCCGACCCCGGCCCCCGCCGCGTTCCGGCCGGCAACGCTGACGCCGGATCCCGCGAGCGTCCAGGAACTGGCCGAGGCCATCAACGCCGCCGACAAAGTGGCCATCTTCGCCGGGGCCGGCGTCGAGGGCGCGCACGACGAGGTGGTGGCGCTCGCCGGACTGATCGCGGCGCCGATCGGCCACTCGCTGCGCGGCAAGGACTTCATGCAGTACGACAACGCGTATGACATCGGCATGACCGGGCTGCTGGGCTACGGCGCCGCGGCCGAAGGCATCGAGGATGCGGATCTGCTGATCCTGCTGGGCACCGACTTCCCCTATGACCAGTTCCTGCCGGGAACCCGGACGGCGCAGGTGGACCGCGCCGCCCACAAACTGGGGCGGCGGACCGACGTCGACGTCGCCGTGCATGGCGACGTCCTCCCCACGCTCGCCGCCCTCATGCCCTTGCTGAAGGCCAAGAAGAGCCGCCGCTTCCTCGACGCGATGCTGAAGAAGCATGACCGGCTCATGAACAAGGCCGTGGGCGCGTACACCCGGAACGTGGGGACGAAACAGCCGATCCACCCCGAATACGCGGCCTCGCTGCTGGACCAGGTGGCGGCGGAGGACGCGATCTTCACGGCGGATACCGGCATGTGCAATGTCTGGACCGCGCGGTACATCAATCCGCTGGGCACCCGCAGGCTCATCGGCTCCTACCTGCACGGCTCCATGGCCAACGCGCTGCCGCACGCGATCGGCGCCCAGCTGGCCTACCCGGGCCGGCAGGTGGTCTCGGTTTCGGGTGACGGCGGCCTGTCCATGCTGTTGGGGGAGCTGATCACGGTCGCGGCCCACCGGCTTCCGGTCAACGTGGTGGTCTTCAACAACTCCACCCTGGGCATGGTCAAGCTGGAGATGCTGGTGGACGGGCTCCCTGATTTCGGCGTGGACGTCCCGGACGCCAACTACGCGGATGTTGCCCGGGCCCTCGGCTTCCATTCCGTGCGCGTCACGGACCCTTCCCGCATCGAGGCCGCATACCGGGAAGCCTTCGCGCATCCCGGGCCGTCGCTCGTGGAGCTCATCACGGACCCCAAGGCGCTGTCCCTCCCGCCGAAGATCAAGGGTGCGCAGATCCTGGGCTTCGCCACGGCCATGTCCAAGGTGGTCCTCAACCGGGGCGCCGGCGAGGCCGTCAGCATGGCCCGGAGCAACCTGCGCAACATCCCGCGGCGCTAAGGTCCTTCAGCGCCGCGGGCGTTTCCGTCGAACCCGCCGGCGGGCCGGACGGGTCTTAGCGCGGGCCGCCCTGCCAGAGCGCGTCGAACGGGGCGCCCGAGGCCACCCGGTTCCGGATTCCGGCGGTCACAAACGCCTTGGCCGTCCGGGCTGCAGCCAGCGGGGTCGCACCCTTGGCGAGCTCGGCCGTCACGGCGGCGGCCAGCGAGCACCCGGCACCGGACACGGCCACCTCGCCCACCTTCGGGGCGGACAGGACCTCCAGGGATTCGCCGTCGTAGTAGACGTCGACGGCGTCGGGGCCTTCCAGCCGCACGCCGCCTTTCGCGAGGACGGCGGCGCCGCTGAGTTCATGGATGCGGACCGCGGCCGCCTTGAGCGACTCGACGTCGGTGATGACCAGGCCGGAGAGCGACTCGGCCTCGAAATGGTTGGGTGTGACGAAGGTGGCCAGCGGCAGGATCTGCGCCTTCAGCGCCTGGTCGGTGTCCAGGGCGTGGCCCGGCTCCTGGCCCTTGCAGATCAGCACCGGATCCAGCACCACGTTGGCGAACTGCCCGCCGGCCAGCGCCCCGGCGACGGTCGAAATCGTCGCCGGGCTGCCCAGCATGCCGATCTTGACGGTGTCCAGCACGGCCGGAGCGCCGGACGCGGCACCGTAGGCCGCCGTCGTCGCCTCCAGCTGGTCCGCGATGACCTGCTGGTCCACCGGGACGAAGCGGTGGTTCCATTTGTCCTTCGGATCGAAGGACACGATGCAGGTCAGGTTCGCGATCCCGAACACGCCGAGTTCCTGGAACGTCTTCAGGTCAGCCTGCGCGCCGGCGCCGCCGGTCGCTTCAGAGCCTGCGATGGTCAGGACGACGGCGGGGGAGGAAGCAGCCAGTGCGGCGGAGTCGAATGCGGTAGAAGTCATGGTCCCATCCTGCCATCCCGCCAAATCCGCCTGCATTGTGCTTATGAACAAGTATTCCGTGAACAGTATGAACAAAACCTGAGTGTTTCGGATCACGCCGACTAAGGTGGCGGACGGTGTTGCCCATAGGCGGCGCCGGATCCAGGAAGGTTCATTGATGAGCACCCAACTGTCCGAAGCGGCCCAGACCCGAAAAGCCGTCGGCAACATCCTCAAAGGCTCGGCCGGCAACCTCGTCGAGTGGTACGACCTCTACGTCTACACCGTCTTCGCGGCCTACTTCCAGGCGCACTTCTTCAACTCCAAGGACGAGCTCCAGGCCGGCCTCGAGGCGATGGCCGTCTTCTCGACGTCGTTCCTCATGCGTCCGATCGGCGCCTGGTTCTTCGGCCGGTACGCCGACCGCAGGGGCCGCAAGGCCGCGCTGACGCTGAGCGTGACCATGATGTCCGCGGGCTCCTTCGCCATCGCGGTACTGCCCACCCAGGACGTGATCGGTCTGTGGGCCATGATTCTGCTGGTCCTGATCCGTGTGATCCAGGGCTTCTCCGTGGGCGGTGAGTACGGCACCAGCGCCACGTACATGTCCGAGGCCGCCACGACCAAGCGCCGCGGATTCTTCTCCAGCTTCCAGTACGTCACGCTGATCGGCGGCCAGATGCTGGCCCTGCTGGTCCTCGTCATCCTGCAGAACGCCATGCCGAAGGCCGAGCTGACCGACTGGGGCTGGCGGATACCGTTCGCGATCGGCGGCGTCGCCGCCCTCGTGGTCCTGTGGCTGCGGCGCTCTATGGAGGAGACCGTTTCTGCCGAGCAGATCGAGGCCGCCAAGGCCCCCGCGGTGGCGGGCGAGGCGCAGCCGGGCACCATGAAACTGCTGTTCACCAGCTACTGGAAGCCGCTCATGATCTGCATCGGGATCACCCTCGGCGGCACGGTGGCGTTCTACACTTACACCAACTTCATCCTCAAGTTCATGAACGATACCTCCGGCATCGCCAAAACGGACACCTCGGTCATCAACTTCTGGGCGCTGTTCATCTTCATGTTGCTCCAGCCGGTCTACGGCATCATCTCGGACAAGGTGGGCCGCAAGCCGCTCCTGCTCTGGTTCGGCATCACCGGCGTGCTCTTCACCTGGCCGCTCCTGTCCGCCCTCGCCGGCACCAAGGATCCATTCACGGCATTCCTTCTCATGATGGGCGGCCTGCTGGTCGTGGGCGGCTACACCTCCATCAACGCCCTGGTGAAGGCCGAGCTGTTCCCGGCGTCCATCCGGGCCCTCGGCGTCGGCCTGGGCTACGCGATCGCCAACTCGCTCTTTGGCGGCACCGTGCCGCTGATCGGCGCGGCCCTGCAGAAGGCCGGCCAGGAAGAGCTGTTCTTCACCTACGTCACCGTGGCCATCGGCATTTCCCTGCTGGTCTACATTTTCGCGCTGAAGAACAAGAAGTCCACTCACCTGGACCACGAGCAGGGGCACGCCTGGGGTGTGGACACGGGCACGGACGGGGTCACGGGCAAG from Arthrobacter sp. NicSoilB8 harbors:
- a CDS encoding helix-turn-helix transcriptional regulator, whose product is MHPASWNRQASSLPSPAVPEVDVISMGRRVRHLRKAAGLTLDALSAAVGTAPSQLSLIENGKREPKLGLLQQLAAGLGVSIDELLGAEPPNRRAALEIELERYQRSPIYESLNLPKIRISSRLPMDVLESMVGLQHELERRLNEQVATPEEARRANGELRAMMRERNNYFPEYEAEAQKVLASVGHTSGPLSHHVIADIAGHLGFSLHHVGDLPHSTRSVTDLKNRRIYLTQNQRTDHDPRSVLLQALGHYVLGHQTPSNYGDFLMQRVATNYFAAALLLPEQATVEFLQRAKQAKEIAVEDIRDAFAVSYETAAHRFTNLATQHLDIRTHFQKTHKSGIIYKAYENDGVTFPQDHTGAIEGQPSCKNWTSRVVFDVPDKFSAYNQYTDTPAGTYWCTARTERSANGEFSLSVGVPYAHVKWFRGRDTTERSKSTCPDESCCRRPPASLTAEWAGNAWPSARAHSHLLAAMPPGAFPGVDETEVYSFLEAHSGN
- the aceA gene encoding isocitrate lyase encodes the protein MTAAFEPTQQTPEQQAAALELEWAANPRWEGVTRDYKASDVVRLRGRVSEEHTLARRGSEKLWKQLTEEHSTGKYTNALGALTGNQAVQQVKAGLRAIYLSGWQVAADANNSGHTYPDQSLYPANSVPTVVRRINNALLRADQIEFSEGIQTVQDWMVPIVADAEAGFGGPLNAYELMKSMIQAGAAGVHWEDQLASEKKCGHLGGKVLIPTQQHVRTLNAARLAADVAGTPSVIIARTDAEAATLITSDVDERDQEFILREDGQPVRTPEGFYKVRNGIEPCIARAKAYAPYSDLIWMETGTPDLELARKFAESVKAEFPDQMLSYNCSPSFNWRKHLDDATIAKFQRELGAMGFTFQFITLAGFHALNYSMFDLAHGYAREGMSAYVELQEKEFASESRGYTATKHQREVGTGYFDDIATALNPNASTLALVGSTEEGQFH
- the aceB gene encoding malate synthase A, translating into MNSFTDNFTINGITLTAQPICRQSEVLTPDALAFVAKLHKATAGRRQELLRARQERRQQITKGQDPRFLRETESVRNDPNWRVAPPAPGLADRRVEITGPVDKKMTINALNSGANVWLADMEDSSTPSWRNVIQGQLNLTDALERRIDFTSPEGKEYKLRPAGELPTIVVRPRGWHLPEKHMLIDGTPIAGGIVDFGLYFFHNARRLIAQGKGPYFYLPKIENHLEARLWNDIFILAQDLLGIPQGTIRATVLIETITAAFEMEEILYELRDHAAGLNAGRWDYIFSLIKNFRTRGPRFVLPDRGQVTMTQPFMRAYTEQLVRACHKRGAMAIGGMAAAVPNRKDAAANAIAFEKVRADKTREAGDGFDGSWVAHPDLVPVCREVFDGVLGDRPNQLDRLREDVTPDDRALIDLSSTTGTITEQGIRNNIEVGIRYIESWLRGNGAVAIHNLMEDAATAEISRSQLWQWIFSRAITDHGDVVTREWVEDMLDEEFAKLERFEGDRFADARDIFEEVTLSNEFPAFLTLPAYDRFLYEARDGADLASEDPALIPA
- a CDS encoding hydroxymethylpyrimidine/phosphomethylpyrimidine kinase; protein product: MTSTAFDSAALAASSPAVVLTIAGSEATGGAGAQADLKTFQELGVFGIANLTCIVSFDPKDKWNHRFVPVDQQVIADQLEATTAAYGAASGAPAVLDTVKIGMLGSPATISTVAGALAGGQFANVVLDPVLICKGQEPGHALDTDQALKAQILPLATFVTPNHFEAESLSGLVITDVESLKAAAVRIHELSGAAVLAKGGVRLEGPDAVDVYYDGESLEVLSAPKVGEVAVSGAGCSLAAAVTAELAKGATPLAAARTAKAFVTAGIRNRVASGAPFDALWQGGPR
- a CDS encoding MFS transporter, whose translation is MSTQLSEAAQTRKAVGNILKGSAGNLVEWYDLYVYTVFAAYFQAHFFNSKDELQAGLEAMAVFSTSFLMRPIGAWFFGRYADRRGRKAALTLSVTMMSAGSFAIAVLPTQDVIGLWAMILLVLIRVIQGFSVGGEYGTSATYMSEAATTKRRGFFSSFQYVTLIGGQMLALLVLVILQNAMPKAELTDWGWRIPFAIGGVAALVVLWLRRSMEETVSAEQIEAAKAPAVAGEAQPGTMKLLFTSYWKPLMICIGITLGGTVAFYTYTNFILKFMNDTSGIAKTDTSVINFWALFIFMLLQPVYGIISDKVGRKPLLLWFGITGVLFTWPLLSALAGTKDPFTAFLLMMGGLLVVGGYTSINALVKAELFPASIRALGVGLGYAIANSLFGGTVPLIGAALQKAGQEELFFTYVTVAIGISLLVYIFALKNKKSTHLDHEQGHAWGVDTGTDGVTGKDGDKDLIDASRR
- a CDS encoding pyruvate dehydrogenase; translated protein: MAKELATQLIEQLQAAGVQRIYGIVGDSLNPIVDAVRQTGGSQQGGIDWIHVRHEEAAAFAAAAEAQLTGRLAVCAGSCGPGNLHLINGLYDANRSGAPVLAIASHIPSKQIGSSFFQETHPDRLFNECSVYSELISTAEQAPRVMHSAIQHAVGLRGVAVVTLPGDIAGLEATAPTPAPAAFRPATLTPDPASVQELAEAINAADKVAIFAGAGVEGAHDEVVALAGLIAAPIGHSLRGKDFMQYDNAYDIGMTGLLGYGAAAEGIEDADLLILLGTDFPYDQFLPGTRTAQVDRAAHKLGRRTDVDVAVHGDVLPTLAALMPLLKAKKSRRFLDAMLKKHDRLMNKAVGAYTRNVGTKQPIHPEYAASLLDQVAAEDAIFTADTGMCNVWTARYINPLGTRRLIGSYLHGSMANALPHAIGAQLAYPGRQVVSVSGDGGLSMLLGELITVAAHRLPVNVVVFNNSTLGMVKLEMLVDGLPDFGVDVPDANYADVARALGFHSVRVTDPSRIEAAYREAFAHPGPSLVELITDPKALSLPPKIKGAQILGFATAMSKVVLNRGAGEAVSMARSNLRNIPRR